The Microterricola viridarii genome segment CTACAGGGCCGTCGACCCGTCCGGCATCGTCGAGAACGAGCTTTGCCCCGTCTACACCGCCGTGATCGACGATCGGCCGGTGCCGAACCCGGCCGAGGTGATGGAGCTGGCCTGGGTCACGCCGACCGCACTGGCCGCGGCCCTCGCCGCAACGCCCTGGGCGTTCAGCCCGTGGCTGGTGTTGCAGGCCCGCGAGCTCGGCACCGGGGTGCAGTCATGACTATCGTCTTGAGCCGTTTCGTCACCGAGCAGGATGCCAGCCGTATCGAGGAGGTGCTGGACGGCCACTGGCGTAAGCGCCTGGGCGCGGCCGAGGCCTTCGGCGAGGACTACACCCGGCTGTGGTCGGCGATGACGCGCTCCGCGCGCGGGGGCAAGCTGCTCCGCCCGGCACTCGTTCTCTGTTCCTACGAGCAGCTCAGCGCTGCCGGCGGCGCGCACCGTGCGGCAGCGGTCGAGCTGGCCGCCGCGTTCGAACTGCTGCACACGGCATTCCTGCTGCACGACGACGTGATCGACAACGACCTGGTGCGCCGCGGTGAGCGCAACGTGGTCGGCGAGCGGCTCGACGAGGGCGTCGCCGCCGGCATGGCCGCGGCTGACGCGGAACGCTGGGCCCAGGCATCCGCCATTCTGGCCGGCGACCTGCTGATCCACGACGCCCAGTCGCTGGTGGCGCGGCTCACCGTGCCGGAGCCGGTGCGGCTGGAGCTGCTCGACCTGCTCGACGCCGCGGTCTTCGCCTCGGCGGCGGGGGAGCTGGCCGACGTCGCACTGAGTTCCGGTGCGGCCGCGCCGGAGCTCGGCACCGTTCTGGCCATGACGCAGTGGAAGACGGCGCCGTACTCCTTTGCAGCGCCGCTGCGGGCCGGAGCGGTGCTGGCCGGCGCGCCCGCAGAATTGGGCGCGCTGCTGGAACGCTTCGGCGGCCTCGTCGGAACCGCTTTTCAGCTGCGTGACGACGTGCTCGGGGTATTCGGCGACGAGGGGCTGACCGGCAAGAGCACGGTCGGCGATGCCAGGGAGGGCAAGATGACCGCGATGATGGCCTTCGCGCGCACGACAGCCAGCTGGCCGATGCTGCGGACGCTGCTCGACGAGCACGGCGCGGTCGACATGGACCGCATTCGCGGGCTCCTGGTCGACTGCGGTGCCCTCGACTACGTGGAGCGGCTGATCTCCGACACGGTGGAGCAGAGCCTCGCCCTGCTCGAGCAGCCGCTCGTGCCTGCCGGGCTCCGGCTGGAGCTGGCCCAGCTGGGCCGCCGGGCAGCGGAGCGTGCCTCATGACCCGGCCACTGGAGCGGGGGAGCACCCCGGCGCTGGCCGGCTCGCGTGAGCTGGCGCTCTATGAGCGGGCCGCGCACCGCGGTGCGGCCATCGTGATCCGGGAGTACTCGACCTCCTTCGGGCTGGCCAGCCGCCTGCTCTCTGCCCGCATCCGACCCGAGGTCGAGAACGTCTATGCCCTCGTGCGGGTCGCCGACGAGATCGTCGACGGAGCGGCAGCCGCCGCCGGGCTCAGCGTCGACCAGCAGCGGGAATGCCTCGACGCGATGGAGGCGGAGACCGCGCGGGCCCTGAAGCGCGGCTACAGCAGCGACCTCGTCGTGCACGCCTTCGCGCAGACCGCGAGGCGGTCCGGCATCACG includes the following:
- a CDS encoding polyprenyl synthetase family protein, yielding MTIVLSRFVTEQDASRIEEVLDGHWRKRLGAAEAFGEDYTRLWSAMTRSARGGKLLRPALVLCSYEQLSAAGGAHRAAAVELAAAFELLHTAFLLHDDVIDNDLVRRGERNVVGERLDEGVAAGMAAADAERWAQASAILAGDLLIHDAQSLVARLTVPEPVRLELLDLLDAAVFASAAGELADVALSSGAAAPELGTVLAMTQWKTAPYSFAAPLRAGAVLAGAPAELGALLERFGGLVGTAFQLRDDVLGVFGDEGLTGKSTVGDAREGKMTAMMAFARTTASWPMLRTLLDEHGAVDMDRIRGLLVDCGALDYVERLISDTVEQSLALLEQPLVPAGLRLELAQLGRRAAERAS